Proteins co-encoded in one Acidovorax sp. 69 genomic window:
- a CDS encoding efflux transporter outer membrane subunit, protein MTSPSHLLTPGARAARWVSLGLAMALLTACSVTPPYQRPDMAVPTSFKEAGATWAPAAPGDVLERGPWWELFGDAELNRLAAQVQLSNQNIAAAVAAYAQAQAVVRQQRAGFFPSVNLSGSATRSGGEGSSRSGTTTQAALGVDWAPDLWGRLQNGVSNAQASAQASEADLASARLSALGTLASAYFQLREADAEMDLLRATVAGYERSLQIVQNRYAAGVVAQTDVLQAQTQLVNARADLATVRQNRARFEHAVAVLTGQVPAAFDLPSAHWVAQVPDVPLGVPSTLLQRRPDIAAAERAVAAANAQIGIQRAAYFPSISLGASLGSGGSSVADLFRASGTVWSLGLSVAQTLFDAGATAARVDEAQAARDARVAAYRQTVLTAFQGVEDQLTTLRTLQEQEPLRREAVAAAERTVQQLLNRYRSGQVSYTEVVAAQASALSAQRALLQLQVNRQLAAVTLIQALGGGWQVPWQAGPGG, encoded by the coding sequence ATGACATCACCTTCTCACTTGCTTACCCCAGGCGCGCGTGCGGCGCGATGGGTATCCCTGGGCCTGGCGATGGCCCTGTTGACGGCCTGCTCCGTCACACCGCCGTACCAGCGCCCTGACATGGCCGTGCCCACCAGCTTCAAGGAGGCAGGGGCTACCTGGGCGCCCGCAGCGCCGGGCGATGTGCTGGAGCGAGGCCCCTGGTGGGAGCTGTTCGGCGATGCCGAGCTGAACCGGCTGGCAGCGCAGGTGCAGCTGTCCAACCAGAACATTGCGGCGGCGGTGGCGGCGTATGCCCAGGCACAGGCTGTGGTGCGCCAGCAGCGCGCGGGGTTCTTTCCGTCGGTCAACCTGTCGGGCAGCGCGACAAGATCAGGGGGCGAGGGCTCCAGCCGGTCTGGCACCACGACGCAGGCGGCACTTGGCGTGGACTGGGCGCCCGACCTGTGGGGGCGACTGCAAAACGGCGTGAGCAATGCCCAGGCCAGCGCACAAGCGAGCGAGGCCGATCTGGCGTCAGCCCGCCTCTCGGCCCTCGGCACCCTGGCCTCTGCCTACTTTCAATTGCGCGAGGCCGATGCCGAGATGGACTTGTTGCGGGCCACGGTGGCGGGCTATGAACGCAGCTTGCAGATCGTGCAAAACCGCTACGCTGCCGGCGTGGTGGCCCAGACCGATGTGTTGCAGGCGCAAACCCAGTTGGTCAACGCCCGTGCAGATCTGGCCACGGTGCGCCAGAACCGCGCACGCTTCGAGCATGCCGTGGCCGTGTTGACCGGGCAGGTGCCTGCAGCCTTTGATCTCCCCTCGGCACATTGGGTGGCCCAGGTGCCCGATGTGCCTTTGGGTGTGCCTTCTACGCTGCTGCAGCGCAGGCCCGACATTGCAGCGGCAGAGCGTGCGGTGGCTGCGGCCAACGCGCAGATCGGCATTCAACGCGCAGCCTATTTCCCCAGCATCAGCCTTGGAGCGTCGCTGGGCAGTGGCGGCTCCAGCGTGGCCGACCTTTTCAGGGCCTCGGGCACGGTGTGGTCGTTGGGATTGTCGGTAGCGCAAACGCTGTTCGATGCGGGCGCTACGGCAGCCCGGGTGGATGAGGCCCAGGCAGCGCGCGACGCCCGTGTGGCGGCCTACCGGCAAACGGTGCTGACCGCCTTTCAGGGGGTGGAAGATCAGCTCACCACGTTGCGCACCTTGCAGGAACAGGAACCACTTCGCCGGGAGGCGGTAGCGGCAGCCGAGCGCACCGTGCAACAGTTGCTCAACCGCTACCGCAGCGGCCAGGTGAGCTACACCGAGGTGGTGGCCGCCCAAGCCTCTGCGCTGTCGGCCCAGCGGGCCTTGCTGCAGCTGCAGGTCAACCGACAGCTTGCGGCCGTCACGCTGATCCAGGCGCTGGGTGGTGGGTGGCAGGTTCCGTGGCAGGCTGGCCCTGGCGGATAA
- a CDS encoding efflux RND transporter permease subunit, with the protein MNLSRPFVERPVATVLLTIGVALAGIAAFFVLPVSPLPQVDYPAISVSASLPGASPETMATSVATPLERRLGVIAGVNEMTSTSSNGSARVSLQFDLTRNIDAAAREVQAAINAARADLPATLRSNPTYRKRNSAASPVIILALTSKTRTPGEIYDAVSNVVSQRLSQVDGVGEVEIGGGSLPAVRVELLPFALSRYGISTEDVRAAIQASNANRPKGAIEGDGRRLQIYTPSPARKAAEYESLVVAWRNNAPVRLGDVARLEDGVENRRTVGLFNGDPAIIVLVTRQPGANIIETVDAVRALLPDLQAQLPQDIQVAVASDSTNSIRSSLHEIELTLMVSIALVVLVVGLFLRKARATVIPAVATVVSLLGTFGVMYFLGFSLNNLSLMALTVATGFVVDDAIVVLENTMRHIEAGMDRMQAALQGAREVGFTVLSISLSLVAVFIPLLFMDGQVGRLFREFAITLSAAVMISLVISLTTTPMMCAWLLQAHDPANGKPPSRLARWSERGYQWVLRGYESSLDWALASKALVVLILLAVIGLNVYLFAKIPKGYFPEQDNGQLNAGLRADQSISSDALARKLRQAVDIIRKDPAVDTVVGFSGGSRAGGGFMFVNLKPLKQRTDTTPAVIARLRPQLNQITGLRVFLNPVQDLRMGGRSSNSTYQYTLKSDNLADLKQWATKLADRLKEEPLLQDVDTDQAENGVETYVEVDRPSASRLGVSSSAIDNALYNAFGQRSVATIYGELNQYAVIMEWAPEYTRGPPALKDIYVAANPTGATGTVANPGQRGASTGQVISTAPSTMVPLSAMARVVEQASPTSISHQDGELATTISFNIDPGMSLGQARDVIAQAEADIAMPTNVRGSFQGTALSAQQSQGQQTFLIITAIVVIYIVLGILYESLIHPITVLTTLPSAGVGAVLALLLFNMQFTIIALIGVFLLIGIVKKNAIMIIDFALEAERARGLTALEAVREACLMRFRPILMTTMAAALGALPLAIGFGQGSELRQPLGVAIIGGLVASQLLTLLTTPVVYVLLDKLRTPAPNEQHLSRAGPPGTAA; encoded by the coding sequence ATGAATCTGTCGCGCCCTTTTGTGGAGCGCCCGGTTGCCACCGTGCTGTTGACCATCGGTGTGGCTTTGGCTGGCATTGCCGCGTTTTTCGTTTTGCCGGTGTCGCCGTTGCCGCAGGTGGATTACCCGGCCATTTCGGTGTCTGCCAGTTTGCCAGGCGCCAGCCCGGAGACCATGGCCACCAGCGTGGCGACACCGCTGGAGCGACGTTTGGGCGTGATCGCCGGGGTCAACGAAATGACCTCGACCAGCTCTAATGGATCGGCCCGGGTGAGCCTGCAATTTGATCTCACCCGCAACATCGATGCGGCGGCCCGCGAGGTGCAGGCTGCCATCAATGCGGCCCGGGCCGATCTGCCAGCCACGCTGCGCAGCAACCCCACCTACCGCAAGCGCAATTCGGCGGCATCCCCCGTCATCATCCTGGCGCTGACCTCCAAGACGCGCACACCGGGCGAAATCTACGACGCCGTCTCCAATGTGGTGAGCCAGCGCCTGTCGCAGGTCGATGGCGTGGGCGAGGTGGAAATCGGTGGCGGTTCTCTGCCCGCGGTGCGCGTGGAGCTGTTGCCGTTTGCGCTGAGCCGTTATGGCATCAGCACGGAAGATGTGCGCGCTGCCATCCAGGCATCGAACGCCAACCGTCCCAAGGGTGCCATCGAAGGGGACGGGCGGCGCCTTCAGATCTATACGCCGTCGCCGGCACGCAAGGCCGCGGAGTATGAATCTCTGGTGGTGGCCTGGCGCAACAACGCTCCGGTGCGCCTGGGCGACGTGGCACGCCTGGAGGATGGGGTTGAAAACCGCCGCACGGTAGGCCTTTTCAATGGCGACCCCGCCATCATCGTGCTGGTGACGCGCCAGCCGGGTGCCAACATCATTGAAACCGTGGATGCGGTGCGTGCCTTGCTGCCCGACCTGCAGGCACAACTGCCGCAAGACATCCAGGTGGCTGTGGCCTCAGACAGCACCAATTCCATCCGCTCGTCGCTGCATGAGATCGAGCTGACGCTGATGGTCTCGATTGCCCTGGTGGTGCTGGTGGTGGGCCTCTTTTTGCGCAAGGCGCGCGCCACGGTGATACCTGCGGTGGCCACGGTGGTCTCTTTGCTGGGCACCTTTGGGGTGATGTACTTTCTGGGGTTCAGCCTCAACAACCTGAGCCTGATGGCGCTGACCGTGGCCACGGGGTTTGTGGTGGACGACGCCATCGTGGTGCTGGAGAACACCATGCGGCACATCGAGGCGGGCATGGACCGCATGCAGGCCGCGCTCCAAGGCGCGCGGGAGGTGGGTTTTACCGTGTTGTCCATCAGCCTCTCGCTGGTGGCGGTGTTCATTCCCCTGTTGTTCATGGACGGGCAGGTGGGGCGCTTGTTTCGTGAATTTGCGATCACGCTGTCGGCGGCCGTGATGATTTCACTGGTGATTTCGCTCACCACCACGCCCATGATGTGTGCCTGGCTGCTGCAGGCGCATGACCCCGCCAATGGCAAGCCGCCGTCGCGCCTGGCGCGGTGGTCTGAACGCGGTTATCAGTGGGTGCTGCGTGGCTATGAAAGCAGCCTGGACTGGGCCTTGGCCAGCAAGGCGCTGGTGGTGCTGATCCTGCTGGCGGTGATCGGGCTGAACGTGTACCTGTTCGCCAAGATTCCCAAAGGCTACTTTCCCGAGCAAGACAACGGGCAACTCAATGCCGGACTGCGTGCCGACCAGAGCATTTCTTCCGATGCGCTGGCACGCAAGCTGCGCCAGGCGGTGGACATCATCCGCAAGGACCCTGCGGTGGACACTGTGGTCGGGTTCTCCGGCGGCAGCCGCGCAGGCGGCGGATTCATGTTCGTGAATCTCAAGCCGCTGAAGCAGCGCACCGACACCACACCTGCGGTGATTGCAAGGCTGCGGCCCCAGCTCAACCAGATCACCGGCCTGCGTGTGTTCCTGAACCCGGTGCAGGACCTGCGCATGGGTGGGCGGTCCAGCAACTCGACCTACCAGTACACGCTCAAGAGCGACAACCTGGCGGACCTCAAGCAGTGGGCCACCAAGCTGGCAGATCGACTCAAAGAGGAGCCCCTGCTGCAGGACGTCGATACGGACCAGGCCGAGAACGGGGTGGAAACCTACGTAGAGGTCGACCGCCCCAGTGCGTCGCGGCTGGGGGTGAGTTCATCGGCGATCGACAACGCCTTGTACAACGCGTTCGGGCAACGTTCGGTGGCCACGATCTATGGCGAACTCAACCAGTACGCCGTCATCATGGAGTGGGCGCCCGAGTACACGCGCGGGCCCCCGGCGCTCAAGGACATCTATGTGGCGGCCAACCCCACCGGTGCCACGGGAACGGTGGCGAACCCGGGTCAGCGCGGGGCGTCCACCGGTCAGGTGATCAGCACAGCGCCCTCGACCATGGTGCCCCTGAGCGCAATGGCAAGGGTGGTGGAGCAGGCGTCACCCACGTCGATCAGCCACCAGGACGGTGAACTGGCCACCACCATCTCCTTCAATATCGACCCTGGCATGTCGTTGGGCCAGGCGCGTGATGTCATCGCGCAGGCCGAAGCCGACATCGCCATGCCCACCAATGTGCGCGGCAGTTTCCAGGGCACCGCGTTGAGTGCCCAGCAGTCGCAGGGGCAGCAGACGTTCTTGATCATCACGGCCATCGTGGTCATCTACATCGTGCTGGGCATCCTGTATGAGAGCCTGATCCACCCGATCACGGTGCTCACTACGCTGCCCTCGGCCGGCGTGGGCGCCGTGCTGGCGCTGCTGCTGTTCAACATGCAGTTCACGATCATTGCGCTGATTGGTGTGTTTCTGCTCATTGGTATCGTGAAGAAGAACGCCATCATGATCATCGACTTTGCCCTGGAGGCAGAGCGTGCGCGCGGGCTCACGGCACTGGAGGCCGTGCGCGAGGCTTGCCTGATGCGATTTCGCCCCATTCTCATGACCACCATGGCCGCTGCGCTCGGGGCATTGCCGCTGGCCATCGGCTTTGGCCAGGGGTCTGAGCTGCGCCAGCCGTTGGGCGTGGCCATCATTGGCGGCCTGGTGGCCAGCCAGCTGCTGACCCTGCTCACGACGCCGGTGGTGTATGTGCTGCTCGACAAACTGCGTACCCCCGCCCCCAATGAACAACACCTGAGCCGTGCCGGGCCTCCCGGCACCGCTGCCTGA
- a CDS encoding efflux RND transporter permease subunit: MSPSRPFIERPVATALLMVAIVLAGLVGFRFLPLSALPEVDYPTIQVQTLYPGASPEVMSRTVSAPLERQFGQMPGLERMASTSASGVSIITLQFGLGLALDVAEQEVQAAINAGNSLLPADLPAPPVYAKVNPADAPVLTLAVSSDTLPLTEVQNLVNTRLAQKISQVSGVGLVSLAGGQRPAVRIQADTKALASYGIGLDTLRTAITSANANSAKGSFDGPQRSYTINANDQLLTADDYKNLIVSWRNGAPVRMLEVARVVNSAENNRLGAWANETPAIILNVQRQPGANVIATVDNIKKLLPELQAGLPASLKVQVLSDRTKGIRASVEHVEMELALAVLMVVLVIFFFLHSLRATVIASLAVPISLIGTCGVMYLLGYSLNNLSLMALTIATGFVVDDAIVMIENIARYLEKGEPPFQAALKGATQIGFTIISLTVSLIAVLIPLLFMSDVVGRLFREFAVTLAITILISGLVSLTLVPMMAARWLRHEPAGGPQGVAGSINRGFERVIAGYDRWLQWVLRHQGVTLLVAVLTLALTVLLYVVIPKGLFPTQDTGQLQARIEASQEVSYARMSELQQAAVRAILQDPDVESLSSFVGVDAANNTMLNAGRMLINLKSERDAQETIIQRLRERVQSVAGVTLYLQPTQDLTIDAETGPTEYRVSIGGVDAEQVNGWTQKLVNRLQSEPRVRNATTDAGAQGLSAYVDIDRNTASRLSITASSVDDTLYSAFGQRIVSTIFTETNQYRVILEAQQDQLNTPEALGTLQLRTGSGSPTPLAAVATIREQLAPLQVTRVAQYPAATLGFDKAEGVSLGSAVDAIRAAAQEIGMPQGLSMEFLGAAGAYEKSLSSQLWLILAAMVCVYIVLGVLYESYIHPVTILSTLPSAGVGALLALMVSGNDLGVIGIIGIILLIGIVKKNAIMMIDFAIDAERNHGMPPQQAIHQAALLRFRPILMTTLAALFAALPLMLGWGDGAELRRPLGLAIFGGLILSQMLTLFTTPVIYLAFDRLGRRWTGRGTAAAPVQPGAAP; the protein is encoded by the coding sequence ATGAGTCCTTCGCGTCCGTTCATTGAAAGGCCCGTGGCCACCGCGCTGCTGATGGTGGCGATCGTGCTCGCCGGGCTGGTGGGTTTTCGCTTCCTGCCGCTGTCGGCGCTGCCCGAGGTCGATTACCCCACCATCCAGGTGCAGACCCTGTACCCGGGCGCCAGCCCCGAGGTCATGAGCCGCACGGTGAGTGCGCCGCTCGAGCGCCAGTTTGGCCAGATGCCGGGGCTGGAACGCATGGCATCGACCAGTGCGTCGGGGGTGTCCATCATCACGCTGCAGTTTGGTCTGGGTCTGGCACTGGATGTGGCCGAGCAAGAGGTGCAGGCAGCCATCAACGCGGGCAACTCGCTGTTGCCGGCCGACCTGCCCGCACCGCCGGTGTACGCCAAGGTCAACCCGGCCGATGCACCGGTGCTGACGCTGGCCGTCAGCTCCGACACATTGCCTCTTACGGAGGTGCAGAACCTGGTGAACACACGCCTGGCGCAGAAGATCAGCCAAGTGTCAGGCGTGGGGCTGGTGTCGCTGGCGGGCGGGCAACGGCCTGCGGTGCGCATCCAGGCCGACACCAAGGCGCTGGCGTCATATGGCATTGGCCTGGATACCTTGCGCACGGCCATCACGTCGGCCAATGCCAACAGTGCCAAGGGCAGTTTTGACGGGCCCCAGCGCTCTTACACCATCAATGCCAACGACCAGCTGCTGACCGCAGACGACTACAAGAACCTCATCGTGTCGTGGCGCAACGGTGCGCCGGTGCGCATGCTGGAGGTGGCGCGGGTTGTGAACAGCGCCGAGAACAACCGCCTGGGCGCCTGGGCCAACGAAACGCCCGCCATCATCCTCAATGTGCAGCGCCAACCAGGCGCCAACGTGATTGCGACGGTGGACAACATCAAGAAGTTGCTGCCGGAGCTGCAGGCGGGGCTGCCGGCCTCGCTCAAGGTGCAGGTGTTGTCGGATCGCACCAAGGGCATCCGGGCGTCGGTGGAGCATGTCGAGATGGAGCTGGCACTGGCCGTGCTCATGGTGGTGCTGGTGATCTTTTTCTTTCTGCACAGCCTGCGTGCCACTGTCATCGCCAGCCTGGCCGTTCCCATTTCGCTCATCGGTACCTGCGGGGTGATGTATTTACTGGGCTACAGCCTCAACAACCTGAGCTTGATGGCGCTGACCATTGCCACGGGCTTCGTGGTGGACGACGCCATCGTGATGATCGAGAACATCGCGCGCTACCTGGAGAAGGGCGAGCCGCCGTTCCAGGCGGCACTCAAAGGCGCCACACAAATTGGCTTCACCATCATTTCGCTCACGGTGTCGCTGATTGCGGTGCTGATTCCGTTGCTGTTCATGAGCGATGTGGTGGGGCGGTTGTTCCGCGAGTTCGCTGTCACGCTGGCCATCACCATCCTGATCTCTGGCCTGGTGTCACTGACGCTCGTGCCCATGATGGCCGCACGCTGGCTGCGCCATGAACCTGCAGGCGGTCCACAAGGGGTGGCAGGTAGCATCAACCGGGGTTTCGAGCGCGTGATCGCCGGATATGACCGCTGGTTGCAATGGGTGCTGCGCCACCAGGGGGTGACACTGTTGGTGGCCGTGCTGACGCTGGCATTGACCGTATTGCTTTACGTGGTGATTCCGAAGGGGTTGTTTCCGACCCAGGACACGGGGCAACTGCAGGCGCGCATCGAGGCCTCGCAAGAGGTCTCCTATGCCCGCATGAGCGAACTGCAACAAGCGGCCGTGCGCGCCATCCTGCAAGACCCGGATGTCGAGTCGCTCAGTTCTTTCGTCGGGGTGGATGCCGCCAACAACACCATGCTCAATGCCGGACGCATGCTGATCAACCTCAAGTCGGAACGTGATGCGCAGGAGACCATCATCCAGCGACTGCGGGAGCGCGTGCAGTCGGTGGCGGGCGTCACGCTCTACCTGCAGCCCACGCAGGACTTGACCATCGATGCGGAGACGGGGCCCACCGAATATCGGGTGTCCATCGGCGGCGTGGATGCCGAGCAGGTCAACGGCTGGACCCAGAAACTGGTGAACCGCCTCCAGAGCGAGCCCAGGGTGCGCAATGCGACCACCGATGCCGGGGCACAGGGCCTCTCGGCCTATGTGGACATTGACCGCAACACGGCGTCGCGCCTGTCAATCACGGCCAGTTCGGTGGACGACACGCTTTACAGCGCCTTTGGCCAGCGCATCGTGTCCACCATCTTCACCGAGACCAACCAGTACCGGGTGATTCTGGAGGCGCAGCAAGACCAGCTCAATACGCCCGAGGCCCTGGGCACGTTGCAGTTACGCACGGGGTCAGGTTCACCCACGCCGCTGGCTGCGGTAGCCACCATTCGTGAACAGCTGGCACCGTTGCAGGTGACGCGTGTGGCCCAGTACCCGGCTGCGACGCTCGGGTTTGACAAGGCCGAGGGCGTGTCCCTGGGCAGTGCCGTGGATGCCATTCGCGCCGCAGCCCAAGAGATCGGTATGCCGCAGGGCCTGTCGATGGAGTTCCTGGGGGCCGCCGGGGCGTATGAAAAATCGCTCTCCAGCCAGCTGTGGCTCATCCTGGCCGCCATGGTTTGCGTGTACATCGTGCTGGGCGTGCTGTATGAGAGCTACATCCACCCAGTGACCATCCTTTCCACCCTGCCATCTGCCGGCGTGGGCGCCTTGTTGGCGCTGATGGTGTCGGGCAACGACCTGGGGGTGATCGGCATCATCGGCATCATTTTGCTGATTGGCATTGTCAAGAAAAACGCCATCATGATGATCGACTTCGCCATCGACGCGGAGCGCAATCACGGCATGCCGCCGCAGCAGGCGATCCACCAGGCCGCGTTGCTGCGTTTCCGGCCCATTCTCATGACCACGCTCGCCGCCTTGTTTGCAGCGCTGCCGTTGATGCTCGGATGGGGCGATGGTGCCGAGCTGCGCCGACCGCTGGGCCTGGCCATCTTTGGCGGGCTGATCTTGAGCCAGATGCTCACGCTGTTCACCACGCCGGTGATTTACCTGGCGTTTGACCGCCTGGGTCGCCGCTGGACAGGGCGGGGCACGGCTGCTGCCCCGGTGCAGCCAGGAGCGGCGCCATGA
- a CDS encoding efflux RND transporter periplasmic adaptor subunit: MNPQEVKATPPSANPPASPTPSHKSAQRSRWVGSLVALVLVGLVGGAAWYLIQRSTSDPSQGSGRGPGGGRPMVTVGEATVRKAELPVIIDALGTVIPATTVTLRPQVSGMLAQVLFTEGQMVKKGQLLAQIDPRPFEQALMQAQGTRQRDEAQLENARLTLERYRTLLSQDSIARQDVDTQAALVKQLEGTAMTDKAQEGTARLNLGYTRLTAPATGRIGLRTVDAGNYVTSGDAAGIATITQVAPIDVQFAVPQDRVGDILAAQADSAALAVTALDRTRKAELDKGRFSTLDNLVDTTTGTVKAKARFENAAGALFPNQFVNVQLLLRNVPAVVVPVTAVRTGANGDYVYVISEDRKVSLRKVKRGQATVGLMAITEGLKEGERVVTEGGDRLQDGMAVQVPGAQGAQGARGPRAGASGPRSGASGPRGGGASGEGGQRRQRPAQNP, from the coding sequence ATGAACCCGCAAGAAGTCAAAGCGACCCCGCCATCGGCCAATCCCCCTGCCTCCCCCACCCCGTCCCACAAGTCCGCCCAACGGTCGCGCTGGGTGGGGAGCCTGGTGGCGCTGGTGCTGGTCGGGCTGGTGGGAGGGGCTGCCTGGTACCTCATCCAGCGCTCCACCAGCGACCCGAGCCAGGGGTCAGGGCGGGGCCCCGGGGGCGGGCGGCCCATGGTCACAGTGGGTGAGGCGACCGTGCGCAAGGCCGAGCTGCCTGTGATCATCGACGCGCTGGGGACGGTGATCCCGGCCACCACGGTCACCCTGCGGCCCCAGGTGTCGGGCATGCTGGCCCAGGTGCTGTTCACTGAGGGCCAGATGGTGAAGAAGGGGCAGCTGCTGGCACAGATCGACCCTCGGCCGTTCGAGCAGGCGCTGATGCAGGCCCAAGGTACGCGCCAGCGAGACGAGGCGCAGCTGGAAAACGCGCGCCTCACGCTGGAGCGCTACCGCACACTGCTGTCGCAAGACTCCATTGCACGCCAGGATGTGGACACCCAGGCAGCGCTGGTCAAGCAGCTGGAAGGCACGGCGATGACCGACAAGGCCCAGGAGGGTACGGCCCGGCTGAATCTGGGCTACACCCGCCTCACCGCACCTGCCACGGGGCGCATTGGCTTGCGCACCGTGGATGCGGGCAACTATGTGACCTCGGGGGATGCCGCGGGTATTGCCACCATCACCCAGGTCGCGCCCATCGATGTGCAGTTTGCCGTGCCGCAGGACCGCGTGGGCGACATCCTGGCCGCGCAGGCAGATTCCGCGGCCCTGGCCGTCACGGCCCTGGACCGCACCCGCAAAGCCGAACTCGACAAGGGCCGCTTTTCCACGCTGGACAACCTGGTGGATACGACCACCGGTACCGTCAAGGCCAAGGCGCGTTTTGAAAATGCGGCGGGCGCGCTGTTCCCCAACCAGTTCGTGAACGTGCAGCTCTTGCTGCGCAATGTGCCTGCGGTGGTGGTGCCTGTCACGGCCGTGCGCACGGGCGCCAATGGCGACTATGTGTATGTCATCAGCGAGGACCGCAAGGTGTCGCTGCGCAAGGTCAAGCGCGGGCAGGCAACGGTGGGGCTCATGGCGATCACCGAGGGGCTCAAGGAAGGCGAGCGGGTGGTGACTGAAGGCGGGGACCGCCTGCAGGATGGCATGGCGGTGCAGGTGCCGGGCGCTCAGGGGGCACAAGGTGCACGCGGCCCCCGTGCGGGCGCGAGCGGGCCCCGCAGTGGCGCCTCCGGGCCGCGCGGTGGGGGTGCATCCGGCGAGGGAGGCCAGCGCCGCCAGCGTCCGGCCCAGAACCCCTGA
- a CDS encoding DUF2306 domain-containing protein: MQLTPVIAIHLAAALAAVTIGPIALWARQGRAQRPRLHRAAGYAWVTLMVATAVSAIFISGSSGPRWGSFGLIHLLVPITLGMLTLSFVYLARRNIVGHRQTMQRIYIGACVVAGAFTLLPGRYLGHSLWSALGVN, from the coding sequence ATGCAACTCACCCCCGTCATCGCCATCCACCTCGCAGCAGCGCTGGCCGCCGTCACCATAGGGCCCATCGCCCTGTGGGCGCGCCAGGGCCGCGCGCAGCGGCCCCGCCTGCACCGTGCGGCCGGGTATGCCTGGGTGACCTTGATGGTGGCCACCGCCGTGTCCGCCATCTTCATCAGCGGGAGCAGCGGGCCGCGTTGGGGCAGCTTCGGGCTGATCCACCTGCTGGTCCCGATAACACTGGGCATGTTGACACTGTCCTTTGTCTACCTTGCACGCCGCAACATCGTCGGCCATCGCCAGACCATGCAGCGGATCTATATCGGCGCTTGTGTGGTGGCAGGTGCTTTCACCTTGCTGCCCGGCCGCTATTTGGGCCATTCGCTCTGGTCCGCCCTGGGCGTGAACTGA
- a CDS encoding DUF6622 family protein has product MLLNLLIQQPQILGTIIQNTPSWVWGLLVGLLGLGASQLRGRNVGLARAMLMPLAMTGLSAYGIASAFGSAGQAGVLVSAWLAAAVALAGLALWLQPTVPQGTLYAATSRSFYIPGSAMPLALILGIFLTKYFVGVELAMQPVLARDTGFALQIAVLYGIFNGLFAARSLRLWLLVRRSAAFRTSPASTACA; this is encoded by the coding sequence ATGCTGCTCAATCTGCTCATCCAACAGCCCCAGATCCTGGGCACCATCATTCAAAACACGCCCTCGTGGGTCTGGGGCCTTCTGGTTGGCCTGCTCGGGCTGGGCGCCAGCCAGCTCCGTGGCCGCAATGTCGGCTTGGCGCGGGCCATGCTCATGCCCCTGGCCATGACCGGCCTTTCGGCATATGGCATCGCTTCTGCGTTTGGCAGTGCGGGCCAGGCGGGTGTCTTGGTCAGTGCCTGGCTGGCGGCGGCCGTCGCCCTCGCGGGCCTGGCTCTGTGGCTCCAGCCGACGGTGCCACAAGGCACTTTGTACGCGGCCACCTCACGCAGCTTCTATATCCCGGGCAGCGCCATGCCCCTGGCACTCATCCTGGGTATTTTTCTGACCAAATACTTTGTGGGCGTGGAACTGGCCATGCAACCCGTCCTGGCGCGTGACACCGGCTTTGCGTTGCAAATCGCTGTGCTCTACGGCATTTTCAACGGCTTGTTTGCAGCCCGGTCGCTGCGTCTTTGGCTTCTGGTGCGGCGCAGCGCTGCCTTTCGCACATCACCCGCCTCCACCGCTTGTGCCTGA
- a CDS encoding 2TM domain-containing protein: protein MRHQHLINDPIEHLARKRAGAKLGWYMHAGVYLLVNLLLVTLSATSGRHWAVFPAVGWGIGLAVHGLVVFFLAGGTDLHERMVQAERDRIAQQHTGS, encoded by the coding sequence ATGCGCCACCAACACCTGATCAACGATCCCATCGAACACCTGGCCCGCAAGCGCGCCGGGGCCAAGCTGGGCTGGTACATGCATGCGGGGGTGTACCTTCTGGTCAACCTGCTGCTGGTCACGCTATCGGCCACCAGCGGGCGCCACTGGGCAGTCTTCCCCGCTGTGGGCTGGGGTATCGGTCTGGCCGTGCACGGGTTGGTGGTGTTTTTCCTGGCCGGCGGCACCGACCTGCACGAGCGCATGGTGCAGGCCGAACGCGACCGCATTGCCCAGCAGCACACCGGTTCTTGA